One Deltaproteobacteria bacterium genomic region harbors:
- the hrcA gene encoding heat-inducible transcription repressor HrcA produces MEKLTERQIETLNIVVKNYIQWGEARGSRSLKVQFNVDFSSATLRNIMSDLEKKGYLTHLHTSSGKIPTHKGYRFYVENLLSLDNDKQIVFLNPKQSHINEIARTLENMAYEISNISRCISITFFNLTPFLKLKKISLIKLSENEILSIIASNIGSVESNIVCIEESFSQGRLEEFSKYLSENYYNWRIDDIRKDLLNNILTHEDECKKLFLKVVENCNKDRVYIAGQKNMLFYQEFVEDINRLKKLLSTLEKNKDILKLLEKITKDENPAIIIGEENPMEELRSTSIVAAPYLLDENMVGVFSIVGPLRMDYEKIIRLVSGTSKKISMLLDKGI; encoded by the coding sequence ATGGAAAAATTGACAGAAAGACAAATTGAAACGCTAAATATTGTGGTTAAGAATTATATTCAATGGGGAGAAGCACGCGGTTCTCGCAGCTTAAAAGTTCAATTTAATGTAGATTTCTCCTCTGCTACCTTGAGAAACATTATGTCTGATTTGGAAAAAAAGGGGTATCTCACCCATCTTCATACTTCAAGCGGCAAAATCCCCACCCATAAAGGATATAGATTTTATGTGGAAAACTTGTTAAGTCTTGATAATGACAAACAGATTGTCTTTCTGAATCCCAAACAGTCACACATCAATGAAATCGCAAGGACACTGGAAAATATGGCTTATGAAATATCCAATATCTCCCGTTGTATTTCCATAACATTCTTCAATCTCACCCCTTTTTTGAAGTTGAAGAAAATCAGCCTTATTAAGTTGAGCGAAAATGAGATACTTAGCATTATTGCATCCAACATCGGCAGCGTGGAGAGTAACATTGTTTGTATAGAGGAATCCTTTTCTCAAGGACGGTTGGAAGAGTTTTCAAAATATCTATCTGAAAACTACTACAATTGGCGTATTGATGATATACGAAAGGATCTTTTAAATAATATCTTAACTCATGAGGACGAATGCAAGAAACTTTTTCTAAAGGTAGTTGAGAATTGCAATAAAGACAGGGTATACATTGCTGGCCAAAAAAACATGCTCTTTTATCAGGAGTTTGTAGAAGACATAAACAGATTGAAAAAACTACTCTCTACATTAGAGAAAAACAAAGATATATTGAAACTTTTAGAAAAGATTACGAAAGATGAAAATCCAGCAATAATTATAGGAGAGGAAAATCCAATGGAAGAATTGCGTTCAACATCAATAGTTGCCGCTCCTTATCTTTTAGATGAAAATATGGTAGGCGTATTTTCAATTGTTGGCCCCTTGCGCATGGATTATGAAAAGATCATTCGCTTGGTTAGTGGAACTTCCAAAAAAATAAGTATGCTTTTAGATAAGGGGATATAA